In Brassica napus cultivar Da-Ae chromosome A3, Da-Ae, whole genome shotgun sequence, the sequence GGTCCCGATGGATCAGCCAAAAGCTTCCTTACAAATGCTCCAGACTTGGATGCAAGGAAGGCTTTCTACTCCGACGGTTCCTCAGTGATTATTATGTTTCTAATGTCTAAGCAAAAATAATcctaagaaaataataactgtCTGCTTAGTCTCTTGACGTTCTTAGTAGTTGTCCAAGCATATGACTGTTGAGTTGGAATAATAAtgaatgatatatttaagattaaGAAAAAACAATGCTCTCGTTATATTTAAACCATAAAGTAAATTTCAGTAACCACAAAATTTCATTTCCAAGATAATGTTTACGTTAATGGGTTAATTTATCAAATGTTAACAATATGTGTAGTATACGAAAATATAACATTTGAAATTGAAACGTAAATTTGGAGCAATTAGATGAAAATGATCATAGGACACTTGTGCCAATAATTCTTGTCATTGTTCCAACAGTAAAACCCATCATCTTTTGCAACAACGAAACGCACCGCAGAATCAGTGTCCGAATCGTACAAACGGTACATCCTCAAAGAGGGCACGAATTGTGCTTCACCCCAAAACGTTCCTTCGCAAGACGTCCGCTGCGACACTCTAGGTCTCGCCGGTTTATCGTTTTTTTCAGCGGTGGGTGGGATATCATCAGTCGCATTTTTTCCGCTAGTGGTTGGGATCTTTATCAACGAGACTTGACCCAAAGGTATGGGTTTAGACATCCTAGGAATTGAGCCCTGGCACGTCACGAAGACGGGAACATTAGCACGTCTCTGCATCTGGTTGGATACGATAAGAGTGGCGGCACGTGCGGATCCAGAGCTAACAAAGAGCACTAGGGTCATGATCGATACCATTATAAGAGTGTCCATGAGTTTTTATTATGTGGAAAAGATGTGTTAtagaatgtaaatatatatcttCTTTGGAAGTTTATGTGTCTCTATTTATATTATCTGGCTTCAGTTTCTCAAATTTTGAGCATTAACAACAATCACTACGTACGTTTAAGAATTGAAAGGTGATTAATAAGTGATTACGGTTACCATTAGAATTAAGAGACTCTAACATTTATTAGAGACAATCTCGGTTTGGTACCTGTTCTGTGATTGTTGCAATTAGAGAGAGATAAAAAAGATTTCAGTGATGTCatcattagtttatttttattttttggaaagATGTGCTGCGACATTTGGTGTGTAATATGTATAATGACAAATCAAAcccatttttttattatcaaataCAAATCAAACCTTTATTCTTAATAAGAATGACCAACTGCATAGTGTTAAGTGTGAATAAAACGGTGTTTCACACAGCATGTTCAATATATACGATTAATCAACAGAAAAGCGAAGAGTATTATAGAGAATATGATACTCTGTGACTTGACTGAAGGAAAAGGGGACTATGGTGAGTGGTGAGGCATGTCACGTCACCGTTGTCTAATCCATTTTCAGTTAACCAATGGACCGTAAACAAATATTGGCCTTTTATTATGAAATATGGACCGTTTCACATATCTTCAGAAACCACCATTGGCCCCTATTGTTTTCTATCGCCTCCCAATTCACTCGGAGTTACTCTCCCCTTTCACCTCCTCCCTAATATAGGCGTCCCACTTTCATGATTCAT encodes:
- the LOC125597326 gene encoding uncharacterized protein LOC125597326, encoding MDTLIMVSIMTLVLFVSSGSARAATLIVSNQMQRRANVPVFVTCQGSIPRMSKPIPLGQVSLIKIPTTSGKNATDDIPPTAEKNDKPARPRVSQRTSCEGTFWGEAQFVPSLRMYRLYDSDTDSAVRFVVAKDDGFYCWNNDKNYWHKCPMIIFI